A single Anaeromusa acidaminophila DSM 3853 DNA region contains:
- a CDS encoding threonine/serine exporter family protein produces MDIFLLRLLSCFLMSAAFGILCRIPQSALLWSGAGGALCWAVMYAVSQAGGKLVAAVFFGSLALGLAAEWLARRTHKPATIYIVTGFIPLVPGAEAYHTMRLLVEGTYAEAGSMAVRMLLIAGAIAFGLFLSSALIRMLRRSGKGAGKHAAV; encoded by the coding sequence ATGGATATTTTTTTATTGCGATTGTTGTCATGCTTTTTGATGTCTGCAGCTTTTGGCATTCTCTGTCGCATTCCTCAGTCGGCGCTCTTGTGGAGCGGCGCAGGAGGGGCGTTATGTTGGGCAGTAATGTACGCCGTAAGCCAGGCGGGAGGCAAACTGGTGGCGGCAGTATTTTTTGGCAGCTTGGCATTGGGCTTAGCTGCGGAGTGGCTGGCGCGGCGTACGCATAAGCCTGCCACTATCTATATTGTTACTGGTTTTATTCCCTTGGTACCGGGGGCGGAAGCCTACCATACGATGCGGCTTCTCGTGGAAGGGACTTATGCAGAAGCTGGCTCTATGGCGGTGCGCATGCTTCTAATTGCCGGCGCTATTGCTTTTGGACTGTTTTTAAGCTCGGCGTTGATTCGTATGCTGCGCCGCAGTGGAAAGGGGGCGGGGAAGCATGCTGCTGTCTAA
- a CDS encoding threonine/serine exporter family protein, with amino-acid sequence MESKDIASLAVLAGEELLKSGAETYRVEETMERIALACGAKRAESLVLHTGLVLEVEAADGQCVTRICRVGTRSIHLDRIHKVNAVARRLEEGRTTPRKAALLLQRIAREHRAVPVWLLACAAGLVGGPTVLLLGGTMDEGAAAFFVAAGMRWLLSWLTKYHAAPFTLDLVGAMVVAFLGAWLGRAWEELSRDLIIVGGLMPLVPGVAITNALRDLLAGDLMSGAARILEAALTAVAVAMGVVLVLALPMRMGG; translated from the coding sequence ATGGAAAGCAAGGATATTGCTTCTTTGGCCGTATTAGCTGGAGAAGAGCTGCTCAAAAGCGGTGCGGAAACCTATCGCGTAGAAGAAACGATGGAACGGATCGCCTTGGCCTGCGGTGCTAAACGGGCGGAAAGTCTTGTGCTTCATACCGGCTTGGTGCTGGAAGTTGAGGCGGCTGATGGACAGTGCGTCACTAGAATTTGCCGCGTAGGGACTCGAAGCATTCATTTGGACCGGATTCATAAAGTGAATGCGGTGGCTCGTCGCTTGGAAGAAGGCCGGACAACGCCTCGCAAGGCAGCTTTGTTACTGCAGCGTATTGCGCGGGAGCATAGGGCTGTGCCGGTTTGGCTATTGGCGTGCGCAGCCGGTTTAGTGGGCGGACCGACAGTTCTGCTCTTAGGCGGAACAATGGATGAAGGAGCTGCCGCTTTTTTTGTGGCTGCAGGCATGCGCTGGCTGTTGTCATGGTTAACTAAGTATCATGCAGCTCCTTTTACGCTTGATTTAGTGGGCGCTATGGTGGTGGCCTTTTTAGGGGCCTGGCTGGGGCGGGCTTGGGAAGAGCTCAGTCGGGACCTTATCATCGTTGGCGGTCTTATGCCGCTTGTACCCGGAGTGGCGATTACTAACGCCTTGAGGGACTTGCTGGCTGGAGACTTAATGAGCGGCGCCGCTAGAATTTTGGAAGCGGCCCTTACGGCGGTGGCTGTAGCGATGGGAGTTGTTCTTGTACTGGCTTTGCCGATGCGTATGGGAGGATGA
- a CDS encoding S1 domain-containing RNA-binding protein has product MAIEVGSVVEGVVTGITNFGAFVELPEGKVGLIHISEVADVYVRDVRDFLKEQDRIKVKVLSIDERGKIGLSVKRLNPPPAAPSVAPSSAPPPRRPGGFHDNRRPHRPVTVTFEDKLSKFLKDSDERLSELKRSTESKRGGRGARRGE; this is encoded by the coding sequence ATGGCCATCGAAGTAGGCAGCGTGGTTGAAGGAGTGGTCACAGGTATCACTAACTTCGGCGCATTTGTTGAGTTGCCGGAAGGCAAAGTGGGCCTTATCCACATTTCTGAGGTTGCGGATGTATATGTGCGCGACGTGCGTGACTTTTTGAAAGAGCAGGATCGCATCAAAGTTAAGGTGCTTTCTATTGATGAACGCGGGAAAATAGGTTTGTCGGTAAAACGCTTGAATCCGCCTCCGGCGGCTCCCAGCGTAGCGCCTAGCAGTGCGCCTCCGCCGCGTCGTCCCGGAGGTTTTCATGATAACCGGCGTCCGCATCGTCCGGTTACGGTAACCTTTGAAGACAAACTAAGCAAATTTCTCAAAGACAGCGATGAGCGGCTGTCGGAACTTAAACGCAGTACCGAATCAAAGCGGGGCGGTCGTGGAGCGCGCCGCGGCGAATAA
- a CDS encoding FtsB family cell division protein encodes MGRTRTRKLSGFRLLAGALVLYGMYLIGGHYQQLCEVRKERAAAEVRLEQLQQQRQALLEEKDRLQTPEYIEKLAREELGLAKPEEALYLAAPRR; translated from the coding sequence ATGGGGAGAACCCGGACTCGAAAACTGTCTGGGTTTCGTCTGCTTGCCGGCGCTTTGGTTTTATATGGTATGTACCTGATTGGCGGACATTATCAGCAACTTTGCGAAGTACGCAAAGAGCGAGCGGCGGCGGAAGTGAGACTAGAGCAACTACAGCAGCAGCGTCAGGCTCTGTTAGAGGAAAAGGATCGTCTTCAGACGCCGGAATACATAGAGAAGCTTGCGCGAGAAGAGTTGGGCTTGGCTAAACCGGAAGAAGCGTTATATTTAGCAGCGCCTCGCCGGTGA
- a CDS encoding methyl-accepting chemotaxis protein yields MVRHLTKWVQCGKQWLANRRVSSQGLNLLQSMSWRSLTTQAVLLLLLTCLVPLVGAGGYFAVSSADALTKAAVENNDKIADRVANDVAGYIQNKRNFLLVTSGDEEIRSLDAKRLERYLKLVQPYYGGNELLFVADRSGRQVWRTDGLNLQNVAERRYFQEVMAGNTVMSEPVLSKGAGQLGVVGAVPIQGENRETIGILGVVLPLQNLQVLLERVLSENPGYGVVVLNQQKVPLFHPSNAEAVKERRPLEEPYYTKVLEEKTGNLETQVRGQDYFLSYRPVANTDWVVISLYPKDMALAQSQAMVRRTVWGIGVLVVCFLTAGFWAVRRTLQPMQTLMRGVQEVGRGKLSARAACAAKNELGELAAAFNGMTENLQQVVRETRKSSGDVLTSASFLETALEQGQEGSRDMAQSVEEIAARLEGQKSVVLNAAERLADITRRSQEIVALGHVTEEKGQRCSSLARDGQAALFQTVSQLEETKKTVQQTRQYAATLSDNAQSISQITQLIRNIASSTKLLALNAAIEAARAGEAGRGFAVVAGEIGKLAVQSDEASGNIMHIITAIEASTVQTLETMESTFALMEEGVAGALQSREAFSNIVEAVAAVHTAADHIRSEASRQNELCIETQNQVREVKELAEESSNAVSEIAATAQQQAAAVEEMADTSLRLRQLAEGLEEGVRKFEI; encoded by the coding sequence ATGGTGCGCCACTTGACAAAATGGGTTCAATGCGGAAAACAGTGGTTGGCGAATAGAAGGGTGAGCAGCCAGGGGCTGAACCTGCTACAGAGTATGTCATGGCGTTCGCTGACGACCCAGGCGGTTTTGCTGCTGCTTTTGACGTGCTTAGTGCCGTTGGTTGGAGCTGGCGGTTATTTTGCCGTCAGCTCTGCTGATGCGTTAACTAAAGCGGCCGTAGAGAATAATGATAAGATTGCCGATCGCGTTGCTAATGATGTGGCTGGTTACATACAAAACAAACGGAATTTTTTGCTTGTTACAAGCGGCGACGAGGAGATCCGCAGTTTAGACGCCAAACGGTTGGAACGATATTTGAAATTAGTACAGCCTTACTATGGCGGAAATGAATTGTTGTTCGTAGCAGACCGAAGCGGCAGGCAAGTATGGCGTACAGATGGGCTAAACTTGCAAAATGTGGCGGAGCGCCGTTATTTTCAAGAGGTTATGGCTGGGAATACTGTTATGTCGGAACCGGTACTTAGCAAAGGAGCCGGGCAGTTGGGCGTAGTCGGAGCCGTGCCGATCCAAGGAGAGAATAGAGAAACTATTGGCATCTTAGGGGTTGTGCTTCCTTTGCAAAACTTGCAAGTTTTGCTGGAACGGGTGCTTTCAGAAAATCCGGGCTATGGAGTTGTGGTGTTAAACCAGCAAAAGGTGCCGCTTTTTCATCCTAGTAATGCGGAAGCGGTAAAAGAGCGTCGACCGTTGGAAGAACCATATTATACGAAAGTGTTGGAGGAAAAAACAGGAAATTTAGAAACGCAGGTGCGCGGCCAAGATTATTTTTTATCTTACCGCCCAGTTGCCAATACGGATTGGGTTGTTATTTCACTTTATCCTAAAGATATGGCGTTGGCCCAAAGCCAGGCGATGGTACGGCGTACAGTCTGGGGTATTGGTGTATTGGTTGTTTGTTTTTTAACGGCCGGATTTTGGGCGGTGCGTCGGACGCTGCAGCCTATGCAAACGCTGATGCGAGGCGTGCAAGAGGTTGGAAGGGGCAAACTATCTGCGCGGGCAGCTTGTGCAGCCAAGAATGAACTGGGAGAATTGGCGGCGGCATTTAATGGCATGACGGAGAATTTGCAGCAAGTTGTGCGAGAAACCAGAAAATCCTCGGGGGATGTACTGACGTCCGCTTCCTTTTTAGAAACGGCGTTGGAACAAGGACAAGAGGGAAGCCGGGACATGGCTCAGTCGGTGGAAGAAATTGCCGCTCGTTTGGAAGGTCAAAAAAGCGTGGTGTTGAATGCGGCGGAACGCTTGGCGGATATAACGCGTCGTTCTCAAGAAATTGTAGCTTTAGGCCATGTTACCGAAGAAAAGGGGCAACGTTGTTCCTCCTTGGCCAGAGATGGTCAAGCTGCGTTGTTTCAAACAGTATCGCAATTGGAAGAGACAAAAAAAACGGTGCAACAAACTAGACAGTACGCCGCAACCTTGTCTGATAATGCACAGTCCATCAGCCAAATTACTCAGTTGATCCGTAATATTGCCAGCTCAACTAAGCTTTTGGCGTTGAATGCGGCGATCGAAGCGGCCCGGGCGGGCGAGGCGGGACGCGGCTTTGCCGTAGTGGCGGGAGAAATCGGCAAGTTAGCTGTGCAATCCGATGAAGCGAGCGGCAATATTATGCATATTATTACCGCCATTGAAGCGAGTACGGTGCAGACGCTGGAAACGATGGAAAGCACGTTTGCTTTGATGGAAGAAGGGGTGGCAGGGGCGCTGCAAAGCAGGGAGGCTTTCTCGAATATTGTTGAAGCCGTGGCTGCGGTTCATACGGCGGCGGACCATATTCGCAGCGAAGCATCCCGTCAGAATGAACTGTGCATCGAAACGCAAAATCAAGTGCGGGAAGTAAAGGAGCTTGCTGAAGAAAGCAGCAATGCTGTGAGCGAAATCGCAGCAACGGCGCAGCAGCAGGCCGCCGCTGTAGAGGAAATGGCGGATACCTCTCTGCGTTTGCGACAGTTGGCGGAAGGTCTGGAAGAAGGCGTTCGTAAGTTTGAAATCTGA
- the pstA gene encoding phosphate ABC transporter permease PstA → MSAQWQNKLATAVLWLAGFLIIGILAAFLGYMLYKGLPVLSFDFIFGKPSDITAGGGVGPQFFNTFYILGLSMLFSVPLAVGAGIYLAEYAGNNRITDLVRLSTESLATVPSIVLGLFGMIIFVNILGLGFSIIGGSLALMLLNLPVLVRVTEESLRTVPQYYREASLALGATKWQTIWKVVLPNAMPGIVTGITLTAGRAIGETAILIFTAGTTVSRHMMDPDLLAAGETLAVHMWYVMGVGLVPDRVDIANGIGALLILSVLVMNLLFTLPVEILRRRRGAANH, encoded by the coding sequence ATGTCGGCACAGTGGCAGAATAAATTAGCGACAGCAGTACTTTGGTTAGCAGGTTTTTTGATTATTGGTATTCTGGCAGCTTTTCTAGGGTATATGCTTTATAAAGGTTTGCCGGTGCTCAGTTTTGATTTTATCTTTGGAAAGCCTAGTGATATTACCGCAGGAGGCGGCGTAGGTCCGCAGTTTTTCAACACCTTTTACATTTTAGGACTGTCCATGCTGTTTTCGGTTCCTTTGGCGGTGGGGGCCGGTATTTATCTGGCAGAGTATGCCGGCAATAACCGGATTACCGATTTGGTGCGTTTGAGTACGGAAAGCCTGGCTACGGTGCCTTCGATTGTTTTGGGATTGTTCGGCATGATCATTTTTGTCAATATTTTGGGACTTGGCTTTAGCATTATTGGCGGATCGTTAGCCTTGATGCTGTTGAATTTGCCGGTGCTGGTGAGGGTGACGGAAGAGTCGCTGCGGACGGTGCCGCAATACTATCGTGAGGCGTCGCTGGCTCTGGGAGCTACGAAATGGCAGACTATCTGGAAGGTAGTTTTGCCGAATGCGATGCCTGGCATTGTAACCGGCATTACCTTGACGGCTGGCAGGGCGATTGGAGAAACGGCGATTTTGATTTTTACCGCCGGCACTACCGTGTCCAGACATATGATGGATCCGGATTTGTTGGCAGCCGGCGAGACGCTGGCGGTGCATATGTGGTATGTCATGGGCGTGGGTTTGGTGCCGGATCGCGTGGACATTGCCAATGGCATTGGCGCCTTGCTGATTCTCTCCGTTTTGGTGATGAATTTGCTTTTTACGCTGCCTGTGGAGATACTGCGCCGGCGTCGCGGCGCGGCGAATCACTAA
- the pstC gene encoding phosphate ABC transporter permease subunit PstC, producing the protein MEAVELETMSKQGHEGRLRYDRYVRYFFFVSALLMTVIIASIIIFVGQQGLQTFLEVSPWEFFFSSKWDPVEGSYGALSFILGSVYVTLLAVVLGAPLGLGGAVFMAKVAPKWLRDILKPAVGLYMAIPSVVYGFIGLTVVVPFVREFFQLSTGFGLFTAGAILAIMILPTVISISEDALQAVPRSLEEASLALGATRWQTIWRVLVPAALPGILTSVILAMARAVGETMAVQMVIGNTPQLAKSLFMPTSTLPSEIVVEMGNTPFGSAWGNSLFLMALVLLLMSLGMILLIRRMAQRRMV; encoded by the coding sequence ATGGAAGCTGTGGAGTTGGAGACGATGAGTAAACAGGGGCATGAAGGGCGTTTGAGATATGACCGCTATGTTCGCTATTTCTTTTTTGTCAGCGCCTTGCTGATGACCGTCATTATTGCTTCAATTATTATTTTTGTGGGACAACAAGGATTGCAGACTTTTTTGGAAGTAAGTCCTTGGGAATTTTTCTTTTCTTCCAAGTGGGATCCGGTAGAAGGCTCTTATGGCGCGCTGAGCTTTATTCTTGGTTCAGTGTATGTGACCCTGCTGGCTGTAGTTTTGGGCGCTCCGTTGGGGTTGGGCGGCGCTGTTTTTATGGCGAAGGTAGCTCCCAAATGGCTGCGGGACATCTTAAAGCCTGCGGTAGGACTCTATATGGCTATTCCTTCGGTGGTGTACGGCTTTATCGGCTTGACCGTTGTGGTGCCTTTTGTGAGAGAATTTTTTCAGCTTAGTACCGGCTTTGGTTTATTTACGGCGGGAGCGATCTTGGCCATTATGATTTTGCCCACCGTTATTAGCATTTCCGAGGATGCTTTGCAGGCGGTGCCGCGTTCCTTGGAAGAGGCTTCGTTGGCGCTGGGAGCTACACGCTGGCAAACCATTTGGCGGGTATTGGTTCCGGCGGCGCTGCCGGGGATTTTAACCTCGGTCATTTTGGCCATGGCGCGGGCGGTCGGAGAAACCATGGCGGTGCAAATGGTAATTGGCAATACGCCGCAGCTTGCCAAATCATTGTTCATGCCAACTTCCACCTTGCCTAGTGAGATTGTTGTGGAGATGGGGAATACGCCCTTTGGTTCGGCCTGGGGAAATTCATTGTTTTTAATGGCGTTGGTGCTTTTGCTTATGTCTTTAGGAATGATTTTACTGATTCGTCGCATGGCGCAGAGGAGGATGGTTTGA
- a CDS encoding phosphate ABC transporter substrate-binding protein has translation MNVFRKSKMWAAALALMLGVGLVAGCGGSKDAGKTAEVQGTVTAAGSTALLPLLKSGQEEFQKKYAKVTVNIAGGGSFTGQNQVASGAVNIGNSDVAIQDSLKDKGLVEHKLVGIPFVFIVNKDVAVDNLTQQQYTDIMTGKITNWKEVGGKDQKITLIHRSKSSGSRATIAEVVLKNAAFTDNAVIQDSNGAVRAAIASTPGAIGYVDAAYVDDSIKALAYNGVKYSIDGVVSGQYPVFTFGRMFTKGEPTGAIKAFIDFVTSKEFQESYAEKNGFVPVTKMKK, from the coding sequence ATGAACGTATTTCGTAAGTCGAAAATGTGGGCGGCAGCTTTGGCGCTGATGTTGGGCGTTGGCTTGGTGGCTGGCTGCGGCGGTTCCAAGGATGCAGGCAAAACGGCAGAGGTGCAGGGTACTGTAACGGCCGCTGGTTCGACAGCGCTGTTGCCGCTGCTGAAATCCGGTCAGGAAGAATTCCAGAAAAAATACGCTAAGGTTACAGTGAATATCGCTGGCGGCGGGTCCTTTACCGGCCAAAACCAAGTGGCTTCCGGAGCCGTTAATATCGGCAACTCCGACGTAGCTATTCAAGACAGCTTAAAGGATAAAGGTCTTGTGGAGCATAAGCTGGTAGGCATTCCTTTCGTTTTCATTGTTAACAAAGATGTTGCTGTTGATAATTTGACCCAGCAGCAGTATACCGATATTATGACCGGCAAAATCACGAACTGGAAAGAAGTTGGCGGTAAGGATCAGAAAATCACCTTGATTCATCGTTCTAAATCTTCCGGCTCTCGGGCGACCATCGCCGAAGTGGTGCTGAAAAATGCAGCCTTCACTGACAATGCGGTTATTCAGGATTCTAACGGCGCAGTACGGGCAGCTATTGCCAGCACTCCCGGCGCTATCGGCTACGTGGATGCAGCCTATGTGGATGACAGCATCAAGGCTCTTGCGTATAATGGCGTGAAATATTCCATTGACGGCGTTGTCAGCGGTCAGTATCCGGTCTTTACCTTTGGCCGTATGTTCACCAAAGGCGAACCTACAGGGGCGATTAAAGCCTTCATTGACTTCGTGACCAGCAAAGAGTTCCAAGAAAGTTATGCTGAAAAGAATGGCTTTGTACCTGTTACTAAAATGAAGAAATAA
- a CDS encoding MGDG synthase family glycosyltransferase: MAAAKKRVLIVSASIGSGHHQAARAIAAELARRQDNLQITIADFMEDTDSYLAAFMKEAYLKMLELSPNMYDLVYRVSQAPLPGFKAQGLLARVLQGGMAQLVRRHRPDLIIATHPFPCGAAAYLRDSRRLRAPLVGVITDFAVHRLWVYEHVDAYFVAAPEIKRELSALGVPSRRIYASGIPVHPQFTTHADGRGILGELSLAADQPLVLLMGGGLGMGGIRQAMASMDELNLPLQFVVLAGKNKELQEKLQEETKNLRHAVRVLGYTDRIPELMRAAAMLVTKPGALTVCEALVSETPLLLYEPIPGQEWENAVFLTQRGVALWAKNRQELKDGVTTLLTRPDQVEKLRKEAEALRRPAAAGAVATAALALLRRKR, from the coding sequence ATGGCAGCAGCGAAGAAACGGGTTTTAATTGTATCAGCGTCGATTGGCTCCGGCCATCATCAGGCGGCCAGGGCGATTGCGGCGGAGCTGGCGCGTCGCCAGGATAATCTGCAAATAACGATTGCTGATTTTATGGAAGATACGGATTCTTATTTAGCAGCCTTTATGAAGGAAGCGTACTTGAAGATGCTCGAACTGTCACCGAATATGTATGATTTGGTGTATCGGGTTTCGCAAGCGCCTCTACCAGGGTTTAAGGCGCAGGGCCTGTTGGCGCGGGTTTTGCAGGGAGGCATGGCGCAGCTGGTACGGCGTCATAGGCCGGACTTAATTATTGCTACGCATCCCTTTCCTTGCGGCGCAGCGGCGTACTTACGGGATAGCCGGCGTCTGCGAGCCCCCTTGGTAGGAGTTATTACTGATTTTGCAGTACACCGTCTTTGGGTGTATGAGCATGTCGATGCGTATTTTGTGGCTGCACCGGAAATAAAGCGGGAATTGTCTGCTTTAGGGGTGCCTTCTAGACGCATTTACGCCAGTGGTATCCCTGTTCATCCGCAGTTTACGACTCATGCGGATGGCAGAGGAATTCTCGGAGAGTTGTCTTTGGCGGCGGATCAGCCGCTGGTGCTCTTGATGGGCGGCGGTTTGGGCATGGGCGGTATTCGTCAAGCCATGGCCAGTATGGATGAATTGAATTTACCGCTGCAGTTTGTAGTTTTGGCTGGGAAAAACAAAGAATTGCAAGAAAAGCTGCAGGAAGAAACGAAAAACCTGCGTCATGCTGTACGGGTTTTGGGTTATACAGATCGCATTCCCGAGCTAATGAGAGCGGCGGCTATGTTGGTGACTAAACCAGGGGCTCTGACGGTGTGCGAGGCGTTGGTAAGTGAAACGCCGCTTCTTTTGTATGAGCCCATTCCTGGCCAGGAATGGGAGAATGCCGTGTTTTTGACGCAGCGAGGCGTTGCGTTATGGGCAAAAAACCGCCAGGAGCTAAAAGACGGAGTTACAACGTTATTAACCCGGCCGGACCAGGTGGAGAAGCTGCGCAAAGAAGCGGAAGCCCTGCGGCGGCCAGCTGCGGCAGGCGCGGTGGCGACGGCGGCGTTAGCCTTGTTGCGGCGTAAACGCTGA
- a CDS encoding HAMP domain-containing histidine kinase, which translates to MSIKGINTRLSLALLLLILVTVGSLGGYLLWRTHDHTIQLLTNSLTLQALTTRQYIEKDLASPAHYPKLQDEVQRLSAETSLRITLVLANGTVVADSWERPETLDNHSNRPEVSGALEGHPAQTSRYSDTLHENLLYVAVPVLQDGRTIGVVRIAGTLASIEATFQQLQTVMLWALLLTSLLAVLVGMRLAKQFTAPIEEITAVAREIAGGNWEKRAHIRTGDEVEVLAHTLNQLTSHLDDKVKEMAAEKHKLELILEHMENAVLLLDRYGRITSINRQGRDLFNLQPHLLGQHNLQVIGNGSLEQGIQNVLHLQETQSIELQLNLHGRRHVFQVFLAPLPESSGSKEGVLAVLHDITALQELYERQTDFVANASHELATPLTAIKGFAETLLDGALENPELSQKFISIIHTESARMHRLVTDLLQLAKLSSKEYLQKVTLQPTSLAPLFESVVNEMGGLAQHKEQQLLWEGPGEPLWIQAQADWFKQALVNLVHNAIKYTPKGGKILLKSWKEANEIHILIKDSGIGIPPSELPYIFDRFFRVEKARTREAGGSGLGLSIVKFIVDMHHGRIEVQSQPDAGTSMLLHFPLLRQPDYSPKRNPQNGAKLYNIE; encoded by the coding sequence ATGAGTATAAAAGGAATTAATACCCGTCTTAGCTTGGCTTTGCTGCTGCTGATTCTTGTCACAGTCGGCTCCTTGGGAGGCTATTTATTATGGCGCACCCACGATCATACCATACAGTTATTGACAAATTCATTGACCCTGCAGGCTCTCACTACCCGGCAATATATTGAAAAGGATTTGGCTTCACCGGCGCACTATCCTAAACTGCAGGACGAAGTGCAGCGACTTTCGGCGGAAACAAGCCTGCGCATTACCTTGGTGCTGGCAAACGGTACGGTTGTAGCCGATTCTTGGGAACGGCCGGAAACGCTGGACAATCACAGCAATCGCCCGGAAGTCAGCGGCGCCCTCGAAGGGCATCCTGCCCAAACGTCCCGTTACAGCGATACTCTGCACGAAAATCTTCTCTATGTGGCAGTCCCTGTTTTGCAAGACGGCCGCACCATCGGCGTCGTACGCATCGCCGGAACCCTCGCCAGTATTGAAGCCACGTTCCAACAGTTGCAAACCGTCATGCTGTGGGCGCTGCTTCTTACTTCCTTATTGGCCGTTTTAGTTGGTATGCGTCTAGCCAAGCAATTCACAGCTCCCATCGAAGAAATTACCGCTGTCGCCCGAGAAATCGCCGGGGGGAATTGGGAAAAGAGGGCCCATATCCGCACTGGCGACGAGGTGGAAGTGCTGGCCCATACGCTCAATCAGCTAACTTCTCACCTAGACGACAAGGTCAAGGAAATGGCGGCGGAAAAACACAAGTTGGAACTGATTCTAGAGCATATGGAGAACGCTGTACTGCTTCTGGATCGCTACGGCCGCATTACTTCCATCAATCGTCAAGGCCGCGATCTCTTCAACCTGCAGCCCCATCTTTTGGGACAACATAACCTACAAGTTATCGGCAACGGTTCTTTGGAGCAAGGCATTCAAAACGTCTTGCACTTGCAAGAAACGCAAAGCATTGAATTACAGCTCAATCTGCATGGACGTCGCCATGTTTTCCAGGTTTTCCTCGCCCCCCTGCCGGAAAGCAGCGGCAGCAAAGAAGGGGTACTCGCCGTCTTACACGATATTACCGCTTTGCAGGAACTGTATGAGCGTCAAACGGATTTCGTAGCCAATGCTTCCCATGAACTGGCCACGCCGCTGACTGCAATTAAAGGTTTCGCGGAAACCTTGCTGGACGGCGCTTTAGAGAACCCCGAATTAAGCCAAAAATTCATTTCCATCATCCACACGGAATCCGCCCGTATGCATCGCCTCGTTACGGATTTGCTGCAATTGGCTAAACTCAGTTCCAAGGAATACCTGCAAAAAGTCACATTGCAGCCCACCTCTCTTGCGCCGCTGTTTGAAAGCGTTGTCAATGAAATGGGGGGTCTTGCCCAACACAAGGAACAGCAGCTGCTCTGGGAAGGACCTGGCGAACCGCTTTGGATACAAGCGCAAGCGGACTGGTTCAAGCAAGCCTTGGTTAACTTAGTCCATAATGCGATTAAGTATACTCCAAAAGGCGGTAAAATCCTGCTAAAATCCTGGAAAGAAGCCAATGAAATTCATATTTTGATTAAAGACAGCGGTATTGGCATCCCCCCCTCAGAACTTCCGTATATTTTTGACCGCTTTTTCCGAGTCGAAAAAGCGAGAACCCGCGAAGCAGGCGGCTCCGGCCTAGGCCTATCCATTGTGAAATTCATTGTGGACATGCATCATGGCCGCATTGAAGTCCAAAGCCAGCCAGATGCCGGAACCTCGATGCTGCTGCATTTCCCATTGTTGCGCCAGCCTGATTACTCCCCAAAACGCAATCCGCAAAACGGCGCTAAACTGTATAACATCGAATAA